TGCTAAGAAGGGATTTAAATCGTTCTCAGCTTTTAAAAAGGCATTGGGACCAGCGGGAAAAGGAAAAGCATGGCATCACATCGTAGAACAGAATCCTGCTAACATAGCCAAGTTTGGACCAGAAGCTATTCATAATACGAATAACGTGATGAAATTATCCCATGGAAAAGGAACCATACATGCGAAAATTTCTGGGCATTACAGTTCAAAACAAGCATTTACAAATGGCAAAACAGTTCGTCAATGGTTGAATACAAAGAGTTTTGAATACCAACGTGACTATGGAGTTCGGAAATTAAAAGAATTTGGTTGGAAACCTCCTCAATAATAGAGAAATTAGATAATTATGAAAATAGATAGTTTAGAAAATGCGATTGATATATTTAAAGGAGCATCCATTGAACATGGAAAAGCATCAGAAGAAGGTAATTATAAAGTTGGAAACAAGAATTATTATAAAATAGTAGATGCTGCAAAATACTTAAATGAGAATGACGCAATTCATGAATTATTACAACTTTTAAACAATGAGAACGTTAGTGTTCAATTGTGGGCTGCAACCTATTTGCTTGAAAATCATGAAAATGAAGCGATTAAGTTATTAACTTCTATCTCAAAGAAGAATATTACACATTTTTCTTTTAATGCACAAATAACTTTGGATGAATGGAAAAGTGGAGATTTGAAGTTACAGTATTAGGATAGTTTTCTAAAAAAGCCCCGCTGGCAAAGTCTCCTGATTTAGCGTAATTAAAATAGAGAAGCCACTTTGGAAACAGAGTGGTTTTCTATTTTTAGAAGTATGCTTTTTTATATTAACTTGGGTTTTCTAATAAAATAAGGTTTTTCTAATATCCATCCAAAGCGTTTGGTGATATAATCAATACAAGGTTTTTCAAATTCAGGTACCTGTTTAAAATC
This window of the Flavobacteriaceae bacterium genome carries:
- a CDS encoding DUF2019 domain-containing protein, with the protein product MKIDSLENAIDIFKGASIEHGKASEEGNYKVGNKNYYKIVDAAKYLNENDAIHELLQLLNNENVSVQLWAATYLLENHENEAIKLLTSISKKNITHFSFNAQITLDEWKSGDLKLQY